In Caproiciproducens sp. NJN-50, the following are encoded in one genomic region:
- a CDS encoding transporter substrate-binding domain-containing protein, translating into MKKVQIIPLILLLSLSFFTGCSSSSKTTDASGASSEGSAGTVSGASASESSGKVRKIKISFGQTGKPYGYVDDNGNATGYDIEALRLVDGLLPDYEFEYVPTDSQDAWTGTREGKYQVAVTNSFWTQERARNYIIPEENLGGSIGGLIVRKENKDVKSFSDAAKKGLKLVPIKAGDGWQYVVESYNKENPQNQIKLELSDSQDWTAGFTYVAEGRYDVFGTIKSSFATNVADSKGDLHNLADKLVCNEFTTIKTYTLINKNETDLAKQVNDALKTLKKGDKLVQFSEQFYGENVFRYLK; encoded by the coding sequence ATGAAAAAAGTACAGATTATCCCCCTGATTTTGCTGTTAAGCCTTTCTTTCTTTACGGGCTGTTCCTCCTCTTCCAAGACAACCGATGCTTCCGGGGCGAGCTCCGAGGGAAGCGCGGGTACGGTTTCCGGCGCCTCCGCTTCCGAAAGCTCCGGCAAGGTAAGGAAAATAAAGATTTCGTTTGGCCAAACCGGCAAACCCTACGGCTATGTGGACGATAACGGGAATGCGACCGGATACGATATTGAGGCTTTAAGGCTCGTGGACGGCCTGCTTCCCGACTACGAATTTGAATATGTCCCGACGGATTCGCAGGACGCGTGGACGGGAACCCGCGAAGGAAAATACCAGGTCGCGGTGACCAACAGCTTTTGGACGCAGGAGCGCGCCCGGAATTATATTATCCCTGAAGAGAACCTGGGCGGCTCGATCGGCGGACTGATCGTCCGGAAGGAGAACAAGGACGTCAAAAGCTTTTCCGACGCCGCCAAAAAGGGCCTGAAGCTCGTGCCCATCAAGGCGGGCGACGGCTGGCAGTATGTAGTGGAAAGCTATAACAAGGAAAATCCCCAGAACCAGATCAAGCTGGAGCTTTCGGACAGCCAGGATTGGACGGCGGGCTTTACCTATGTGGCTGAAGGCAGATATGACGTCTTCGGAACCATCAAAAGCAGCTTTGCAACCAACGTCGCCGATTCAAAGGGCGACCTCCACAATCTGGCCGACAAGCTGGTGTGCAATGAGTTTACAACCATTAAAACCTATACGCTCATCAATAAAAATGAGACCGATTTGGCTAAGCAGGTGAATGATGCCCTGAAAACCCTGAAGAAAGGCGATAAGCTGGTACAGTTTTCCGAACAATTCTATGGGGAAAATGTTTTCCGCTATTTAAAATGA
- a CDS encoding amino acid ABC transporter permease: MFQFRTDRFFESFPKIFASLGLTFSIVLLSILFGSALGLMLAWMKLGKNAVLKKAAFGYTTILRCTPTLVLIFIIYYGLPKLVRSLFGIDINDWSRFFFIVVSFSLYCGNILSEVMRSAYEAVGKGQFEAAATVGLTGFQAFRRIIFPQAFYISLPNVGNSLIGMLKESSLASTIGLNEITGTAALIIARRNGSCTLETYLALALIYWAICVLIEQLVKQSENHFGRFHQPVKKEV, from the coding sequence ATGTTCCAGTTCCGGACAGACCGATTCTTTGAATCATTTCCAAAAATATTTGCCAGTCTGGGCCTTACATTCTCCATCGTGCTGCTTTCCATCCTTTTCGGAAGCGCTTTAGGCCTGATGCTGGCCTGGATGAAATTGGGCAAAAACGCGGTGCTGAAAAAGGCCGCATTCGGATACACGACCATCTTGCGCTGCACGCCGACGCTGGTTCTTATTTTTATTATTTACTACGGGCTGCCCAAACTGGTCCGGTCTCTGTTTGGAATCGATATCAATGACTGGTCGAGATTCTTCTTTATTGTCGTTTCCTTTTCGCTGTACTGCGGAAATATCCTGTCCGAAGTGATGCGTTCCGCCTACGAAGCCGTCGGGAAAGGACAGTTTGAAGCGGCCGCTACCGTCGGGCTGACGGGCTTTCAGGCTTTTCGAAGGATCATCTTTCCGCAGGCGTTTTATATTTCGCTTCCGAATGTGGGGAATTCTCTGATCGGAATGCTCAAGGAAAGCTCGCTGGCGTCGACGATCGGGCTGAATGAGATTACCGGCACGGCAGCTCTTATCATCGCCAGAAGAAACGGGAGCTGCACTCTGGAAACCTACCTCGCCCTTGCGCTCATTTACTGGGCAATCTGTGTTCTTATTGAACAGCTTGTCAAACAGTCTGAAAATCATTTCGGCCGCTTTCATCAGCCGGTAAAGAAGGAAGTCTGA